The Streptococcus equi subsp. equi nucleotide sequence AATAAAGGCAGAGACCAGCCAGCAGGCCCAGCTGATTCAGGACTCTATTGTTGCTATCAATCAGCAAATAAATAGTCTTTCTCAACAAATATCAGACTATGAAGAGCTTCGATCTGCGATCATTAACCAATCCGATAGTCTATCCTCCAATAACCCACATCAAGCCACCCTTGATGCCTATCTCTCTCAATCTCAAGCAAACCAAGAGACTGCCACCAATCAGCTTCTATTTCAAATAGACCAAAATCTTTTAAACCTAAAAACCTCTATAGATAGCCTCTATAGGCAACGTGCTAATCTACATCAATCTACCAGCTATGATAATAGCCTCAACACAAAGCTAGAAATACTCCGAACACAGTTTTTGATAACAGCCTCTCAGCAGTTAACAGATGTCAATCATCATATTACTGAGCTCAAGGCGCAATTGGAGCAAGCCACTCTTCAGGTAAACAATCTGGTGATCAAAGCCTCAAAAAGTGGCATTGTTCAGCTCAATAGTGCTTTTGAAGGCAAAATTAGTATCCCAATCGGTCACGATATTGCCTACATTTATCCTAGCCTCAAACAAACAAAACAAGCCTTGCTCACTTACTATGTCAGCTCTGAATCTGTTTCTCTCCTTAAGAAGAACCAGGTTGTCAGGCTAGCTCTAGATAGACATGGAAATCAACCGATAGTCATTACGGGAACCATTAAAACCATTGATGAGCTAGCGACCAAAACCAAGCAGGGAAATCTTTTTAAGGTTACAGCCAAACTAACACTTTCTGAAAAAGAAAGCACTACTATTCAATATGGTCAGCAGGGACGAGTGATAAGTGTTATTGCCAAAAAAACATTCTTTGACTTTTATAAGGACAAGCTCTTTAAAGTGACAGAATAACCATTTAGCGCTTTTCAACGACCATTTAGGACATAGAGTACAACAAAGAGTCAAGATAAGCTATAATAACATAGACAGTATTTAAAAGGAGCTTTCAATATGGATAAACCAACTAGACAACCAAAGTTTCAGGAACTAACGCCTTCTCAGTTAACTCAGATTACTGGAGGAGGCTGGCTTGAAGGTCTTCAAAAAGTTTTCAATGTCTCTAAGCCAAAACTACTAAAATAGTAACATTCTCCATTTTCAAAACACCACTACCTAAAGGTACTGAGACACTATCGGAATGATGTGATCCTAAACATCAAATCTGATAGGTGCAAGACAGTTTTCCTTTACTAGTGGTGTTTTTTTATAACCTAAGCTCAAGTGTTTGACCAAATACATGATTTTGACTTATAGTCTTAATCATCACATTGGGATAACGATTGATAATTTCCATAGCATTATAAAGTCCCACACCTCTATTATCCCCCTTGGTGCTTACTCCGAAATCATATAGAAAGGATAGATCAATCTTCTCTTCCTTAGTTGTATTTTCAATCATAAATAGTTGCTTATTGTCCAAAGTAAAATAAGAAATCGTTATCTTAGACGAAGAAGCTTCAACAGCAGCCTCTATAGCATTATCACATAAAATAGACACAATAGTAAGAAAATCAATCAGCTCCATGCCTTGCGGACTGATATCCTCTGGAACCTCTAAAGATACTGAAATCCCACTTTCTAAAGCCTGACTAAATTTTGCAGCTAAAAGACTTTTCAAGGCTGTGTCAGTGACATGGATAAGACGCCCAACATCATATTTTTGCTTGCGAAATCGTTTATTTGAATCCTTAAAGACCGATTGATAAACTGACCTAACAATAGACATGCTATCATTATCTATACCAAACTTTAACGTGGCAATCAGATTGCTATAGTCATGACGAAATCCTCGAACCTCTCTGTAAAGCTCCTCTATCTGACGACTATAGCTCTCAATATTTGCCAGCTGCAGCTCTCTTTGAAAGGTCAGTCTTTCTTGCAGTGTATCTCTTAGCGACCGGTCCAGTCTCGACACAGTTCCCATAAATATAATCCAATAGCCAAGCATCATGCATTGACGATAGGCATAAGTATCAACAGCTAGCTCATACTCTAAATAAGCAAGCAATTGGATCAAAAAATAATAGCTAACCATAGACCAGTTGGTCACACCTAAAATTCTTTTATCCCTATCAGATAAAAGATTAATTCTTAATGCTCTGAAATCATATCGTAGCCACCGCAAAAAGAGAAAAACCATCAAAGTAGATACTATATCTGTAAAAATTCCCCAAAATCCATCATTTGTTAAATGATAATCAAGTTTAAAAAGAGGTAAGATAAAAAAACCAAGCAGTCGGTACCAAAGGCTCCACAGGGTAATAGGAAATAGCCCATAAAATATCAATAATGTTTTTGATAAGGGTCGCAGCAATAGCCATGATATCACTACCATATAAATTGGAAGACTCCAATAATTGAGAAGTGAAATGTCGGCAACATGATTAGCTATAGTGAAAAAAACAGCAAATCCTATTCTTAAAAAAGTACTGAAAGCAACTTCAAGCCAGGTTAATTGACGTCCACTGATTTTGGAAAAGAGCACTAACGATAAGCCTATACTTGTCGTCATTTCTAAGAAAAATAAAATAAGCTTCATTAATTATCTCCTCTATGTAGGTTCTCAATTGTTGTTAAAACACTGTTCATTTTACTACGAGCAATTAAGCAGCTAGAGCCATTTCGAAAATAAACCACTCGCTCAATCTTATCTACCCTAACGACATTCCTATGATTAATCAAAAAAGAACGATGACATTGCAAAAAACGAGACTCTTGCTTCAAAATATCCGTCAAAGTCCCCGTAAATTGCATTCTCTCCTTTTTTGTATACAAATTGACACGATGCGCTCGTGACGATGTCTCAATATACAGGATATCATTAAAAGGCACCTGTACCTGAGCATAACGAGATGTAAAATAAAAAGCACTTTCCGCTATCGTTTCACTATTTTGCCGCACAGCATATAATAAAGCAGTCTCTACCCGTTGAACAAACTCAGTTTGAGGCAGCTCTTTATCGATATAGTCCAAAGCAGATACCTGATACTGAAAAGCCAAGGGCATAAATTCCGAGTGAGTCGTTACAAAAACAATCATCGCATCTGGATTTATCTGACGAATTTGCCTAGCAACCTCAAGCCCTTTTTTGTTCTCATTTTTTATCTCAATATCTAAAAAGAATAGCTGCTGACCACAGTTCTTCTTGATAGCACTTAATAGCTGATGAGGCCTTCCAAAACAGTCAAGTCCTTGAAATAATAGCTGGTGCTTAACCTCAAGCTCTTTAATGAGCTTTTCTAAATATCTCTGCTGAATCATATCATCTTCTAAAATAACTACTCTCACCTAAACTCAGTCCCCTATCCAATCTGCAGAAGCATTAGCACTACTACCGTTTCAACAAAATAATAAGCACAATAACAAAAATAAATCCATTAAAAACAACTGCATCAAAACTCATAAAAATAATATTTTGTACTTATTTTAGCATAAAATACCATTTTTGAATACACTAATCTCTAATAAACTAATGCTATCTAGTCTTAGCTAGCAATAACCTAGTGCTTCTAACAACAATAATCAGCTCAACAATTTTTAGCAGCTACCTTTTTAAAAAAACTGGGATAAAAAGATTTCTCAGGTAAGAAAAATAGAGATTCACCAAACAGTGAATCTCTATTTTTTGAACTGAAACTCCTTTTGTCCCAAACTCATAAGATGTATTGACTTTATGAGATGAACAATTTGTTACACTTGATTTGATCATCGGGGTTTAGAAAAAATAGTGAAAAGAATCCTCATAATTCGTGAAAAATATAATTTCTCACCCAAAAATCCAATTCAAGATTGTATTTATAAGAAGTAGCATGATTAAAGTTATAGAAATTCTTATCAACGCTTCTTCTTTTTTAACAACACCAAATATCAATAGTATAATCGGAACTAAAACTAATACTACTAATAATATTGTTTTATAATCCATTGATAATGGCCTGTCCTGCACCAACAATGCATCCTATTCCTGCACCCAATACATACAATGGACCAGAGAAAGCACCTGTAACGATTGCTCCACCTGCACAATGCCCTGCAACAGAGCCCCAATTAATTTTACCGCCATTTACACTTGCCAAATCAAGCTCATATAACATCTGAAAATCTTCGTACTGCTTCATGGTATATACTCCTTTCTTAGTTAAATCTATTACCTATCATTCCACCCATGCATGCAAAACCTCCCCCAATTGCACCAACATGTGCACCAACAAATGCACCTGGAAGTACGCCAATCCCTCCTGCTGGGGCACCCCACAAAGCCCCACTTCCAGCTCCTATTAACATATATCCTCCCATGTCTTTAAGACAGTCCTTACCAGAATATCCACCTTCAACAGTTGCAAGAGCCTCTATATTCATAACATCAAATTGATTAATCGTTTCTGTATTCATTTTGAATACCTCCATAACATATTTTTTCTTTATGTCGCGATCACGATTTAAGTATAGCATTCTAGTATCATATTTTTTCTAAAAGTCTTAAACGGTCGTTTTTTCATCGTAAACGGTCATTTTCAATCGTTTTCAACCGTTCAAGACAAAATTAACTACCATTCAGGATTTTCATTGGATAAATAGCTATTTTTTGGCTCTTTGCCAACCCACTAAAGCTATTAATAAAAAAATAAGACAGTAGTCACATTTAGGCTACTGTCTCTTTTATCTAAAGCCTTGATCGGTAAGAAAAGAGCCAGTCTTTTCCAACTAATCGATTATTGTTGTGGTTTTTGTCGCTTTTGTAGCTTCACTACAGCCTCGGTCCTTGCTGTGTGTGGAAACATGTCAACAGATTGAATATATATCACATCATAGACCTGAACCAAGGGTACCAGATCACGAGCCAAGGTTGAGGTATTACAGGAGACATAAACCATTTTAGCTGGCTGATAGTGTAAAATCGTTTGTAATAGCTTGTCATCTAGTCCTGTTCGAGGTGGATCTACAATCAAGGCATCAGCTCGGTAGCCTTCAGCGTACCAGCTTGGGATCAGTTCCTCTGCCTTGCCAGTCTCATAATAAGCATTGTCAAAGCCCAATGCCTGCGCATTTTTCCTAGCATCAGCAATTGCCTCTGGAATAATATCCATACCACGAACAGATCTTACTTTGTTTGCAACTGCCAGACCAATTGAGCCAACACCGCAATAAGCATCAATAATATGCTCCTCAGCTGTGGGCTCAAGCGCCTGAACCACTTGACTATATAAAACCTCTGTCTGTGTGGGATTAAGCTGATAAAAGGCTCTTGGCGACAGGGCAAAGCTATGGCTCAAAACCTCCTCTTGAATGGTCTCCTGACCCCAGAGAATCTCAGTTTTGGCGCCATAAATATCACTCGTTTTTGAAGTATTGATGTTTAAAGCAACAGTCCTGATTTGTGGAAATGCAGCAGTCAGCTCAGCAATAAGACCTGCCAGCCTCACCTCTTTACTGCTTACAAAAATCAACTGAACCTGATCACTGGCCTGTGCCCTACGAACCATAACTGTACGAATTCCAGCTACTCTGCGTTCATTATAGATAGGAATCCTATACCGATCAAGCAGCTGAGTCACATGATTAACAATCGCCTGTGTTAGCTGATCCTGAACCAGACAATCATCAATGGCAACCAAGCAATGGCTCCCTTCTGAAAATAAGCCTGCCTTGACGGAGCCACCAAACGAACGCGTCTGAAACTGTAATTTTGCTCGGTAATGCTGCGGCTCTGCCATTCCTAAGGTATGACGAATCTCAAACTCTTCATACCCCTTAGGCTTAAACTTTTTTAAGGCCTGCCGAATGATGTCATCCTTAAAGTAGAGCTGCTTAGGATAGGCCAGATGCATGATTTGACAGCCTCCACAGGTCTCATAAATGGAACAGGCCGGCTTCACCCGGTTTTTAGAAGCCTTATTAATCACCAAGAGCCTTGCCTCAGCAAAATTGCGCTTAACAGCAGTCACTTGACAAAAAACCTCTTCTCCCTTCAAGGCTCCGGGAACAAAGACCAAGGTCTTTTTATAAAAACCAATTCCCTCACCATTAATCCCCATTCGCTTAATCTTAAGCGGTATTTTTTGCTTTATTTTGACATTCATTCCTGACTAAATATTACTCCTAATCGCTTAAGCCTTGCTATCATCTGCTTGCCAACACCTGGAATATCAAGAAGCTCTTGAGTTGTCCAGGCCGAAAAATCCTCCAGAGTATGAATCCCATACTGATTAAACAAATTGACCTTACTTAAAGGAAGATCAAGCTCCTCTAGAAATGTTAGCTCGCCTTCAGCCCCTTCAAAAAATTCCTGAACATAATGCTGCAGGTAATATTGTGCAGTCATCAATAGCGGTAGGATATTAAAAAAGGCAAGGTAAATACTTGATAAGCTGTTTGGCTCGTAGCTCTCCAGGGCACCAGCAGCTAAAATATCATCTATCGGAAAGGCTTTCTGTCTGACAATTGCCACAAAGTCTGGCACCGTCTCAGCAAGGTTAGCCAAAATATCATCAGCTAGCTCTTCTCTTTCAGCTAATAGCGCTCCAACCATCAAAGGAACCTCCATCAACAGATCTCCTCTATGATAATCCTTACTGTCATAAAAAGCCTCTGCCATCGTAAAATCAGACTTTAACACATAAAGAGCTAAGATTTCATACCTTGTCCCTAAGTGATCCCCTTCATCGTATTGATGAATTTCTAAGAGGTGATGTAAAGCTTTTTCATAAAGACCATTTTGCTTATACAGCATCGCCAGCTCAAATTTTTGAGACAAGTAAGGTCTCTCTTCAAGATTCACCCATCCCATAGGCTTAGAAGCAAGCCAGGCCTGATGCTGACAGTCTTCATCAAAGGCCAAATACTTGATTAAGTCATAGGCTCTATCTCCTGCAAAGTGCTCCAAGTCCGACAACAACTGGTTATCCATGCTGTTTAAAAGAGCCTCTAAGTCATCACTGAAAAACTCTGTCTCATGTCCAAAGAGCATATCATCTTCTGCATCAGCTTGGCGATAGTGCTGTAAGCTAACAACCTTATCTCTATCTTTTTTATCTTTTTCTGTCATAATGCCCTTTCAATCTATTGACCATTTATACTCTTATTTTACCATTTTTGTTATAATGAGGGTATGAAAATCAGTCAAATTGAAAAGAAAAAGCATTTATACCTCATTAAGCTAGACAATGGTGATAGCCTAACGGTCACAGAAGATACGATTGTCACATTTATGCTAAGTAAGCACATGGTCATAGACAGCCAACAATGGGAGGACATCAAAAGCTTCGCACAATTCTCATATGGTAAAAGCAAGGCCTTAGGTTTTATTGCCTTCCAACAAAGGAGCCAAAAGCAAGTCCAAGATTACCTGCTAAAGCATCAGATTAGTCCTGATCTCATTCCAAGCATTATTGATAGCCTAAAACAAGGCAAATGGATTGATGATCAGCAATACGTTGACACCTATATACGCCAAAATAGCCTTACTGGAGACAAGGGACCATTACTTCTCAAGCAAAAGCTAATGCTCAAGGGAATAGCCTCACAACTCATTGAGCCTGTCCTAGCACAGACTGATTTTTCCTCTATAGCACAAAAGGCTGCTGAAAAAATCTACCAGAAATATCAACACAAATTGCCAAGTAAGGCCTTGACCGATAAAATCATACAAGGACTTCTTAACAAGGGCTTTTCCTATGACCTTGCCAAAGGCATTGTCAGTCAACTAAGCCTTGAGCAGGATAGTCAGCACATCGAAGACCTGCTTGATCAGGAATTCGACAAGCTATTACGAAAATACAGTCGTCGCTATGATGGCTATCAGTTGAAGCAAAAGCTTTACCAAGCCCTTTACCGCAAGGGCTATGACAGTGATGATATTACCACTAAGCTAAATGACTATTTCTAATTCTACCAAGGCTGCTGCACCGATTTGACGCAAAAGCTTTTAGTCAGCAACAAAGTAGTCCTATTATGATCCTGTAGCTTTGATAATGGTTTAGCTAGCTCCTCAACTGAACATCAGATTTCTAAAAACTTCTTTAAGCATTTGTCAGATCATATTGTCCAAAACAGTGATTTATTTTCTCAATTATGGTAAACTATAGAGGATAAGTTTAATTGTAGAAAGTTGGTAAGGCATGAAATTACCTAAAGAAGGCGACTTTATTACAATTCAAAGTTATAAGCATGATGGTAGATTGCACCGAACCTGGCGCGATACTATGGTACTAAAAACAACTGAAAATGCTCTGATTGGAGTTAATGATCACACACTTGTTACTGAAAGCGACGGCAGGCGATGGGTGACACGAGAGCCTGCGATTGTTTATTTTCATAAAAAATACTGGTTCAATATTATAGCAATGATTCGAGATAATGGTGTTTCCTATTATTGCAACCTTGCAAGTCCATACCTGATGGACGCAGAAGCGCTCAAGTATATTGACTATGATCTTGATGTCAAAGTCTTTGCAGATGGTGAAAAGAGATTGCTTGATGTAGACGAATATGAAATGCACAAGCAAGAAATGCATTATTCACCTAATCTGGATTTTATTTTAAAAGAGAATGTCAAGCTATTAGTCGACTGGATCAATAAAGAAAAAGGACCATTTTCAAAAGCCTATGTCAGTATTTGGTACAAACGTTATCTTGAACTGAAGAATCGTTAGTCGTTGTCTAGCACTCCACCGAGGGTGCTTTATTTAATCGCTAGTATAGTATCACAGCTGTAAACTGGACTGGCACTTGCAATCTATCAGCATTTGTTGTCAAATTCATATCATTAACCACTATAGCTTGGCACAAGCACAGACAGCCTATAACACCAAGTAGCAATCAGTATTTATCATCAGCTGCCTAGCTAGATCAGGCATTCAAATGACCTCATTATAACACCATAACAATAGAAAGGATTGACAATGGCATTTCAAGCAACAAAAGGACGATACGCAAGCTTTGGCGTTGCAGTCAGCCTTCCACCTGAGCTGATTGATACCTTCTGGGAAATCATTGACCATTACCTAAAAGGGGTGTTTCCCCTCAATACTGTTCTCACCTTCAGGCTAATTAAAAATAAAAAAAACCTTTCTTATGAGTACATTGATCAACAAGCTGGGCTTCGGATTGTTTTTGACTATAACACACCATTTAACGCCTTTTACCCCAAAACGCTCTATATCGTAAACCAGCAAGGAATTGAAACGATTTTATTGCCTCACGAGATGTATTGATAAGACCTCGGACATCAGCTATAAAGTCCTTACCATTCAGTTGTAGCTCATCACATCTGCTACAAGCACCAACATGAGATAATCTTGTGTCTTTATCCTAGCTCTGAATGCTGTATAGATATTCAGTCAGCCAGATACATAGCAATAAACTAAGCTCATGCCGGTAGAAATAGTCCTAACATGAGCTTGACAGTTTTTTCATTCTGTAAATCATTGCTAAGCAAACACATCACCTAAGCCCTATTTCCTATTCTGGGAAATGGAAATCTTGATAGAACATCCCAATAGTCCCATCATATTGAGCTATATCTATAGGGTCTGACATTTTGATATGTTATCATCTCATTTTACGACAATCACTATAGGCTTTATGACAATTGGCATCATTGTCATAACGATTAAATTCTATATGACCAAATGGCTAGTAGGAAGCTAATTGCTTTGTGTTAGCCTCACATAGGATCTTCACATACCCCGTAATCTTAAAAGTAGTTTTAACTGCACAAAACTTATAGAACCTAAAAATCAACAAACACACTTTAAAGTACAAAAACTTTGCCCTCCCTCAAAAAGCTCTATAATCTCTGTAGTCGGTAAGCCCACTGTGGAAATTATAGTTTTTTTAATTGTACAAAAACAAGCCCATATGACTTATCATGAAATGCAATCAAACCATCATTAGAAAGACTCATAGGAACACCTTAAGCATTACTCAGCATTTAAAAAACAATATCCAACCGTTGACTGTTCTAAAAGCTCACCCCCACATCGTTATCAATCCTAAGCTTGATTATTCAGTTCTCTTATGCCCTCACTACAAAGGAAACATGAGCAAACAAGACTTCCAAAAAGCCTCTAAAATCCCTATCTTCGATTGCCAAAGCTTTCCAACACTGCTTCAACTCAAAAAACACTGCTTTCAGTGGAAAGCCAGTTCTAAAGTGAGCCTTGCTCAAACTCCTTTTGGTTTTAACATCACAAAAAAGAGCACCAATCTGGTCCTCTTTAGACGTTAGTTAGGCTCAATAATTTCTGTAGTGGGTAAGTCCACTGCAGGGGTTATAGGGCTTTATGAGTATCAAAAAAGTCCCATATGACCTATAATGAAAAGCGACTAAACTATCATTTAGAAAGACTCATATGGAACAATCACATGTTATCACACAACTACTGGGAATTAAAGACCCTCATATCACATTCTCCAAAGAAATACACGACATGAAAACTCATAAGGAATTGAAAGCTGTCCTTGACTACGATGCCCCACCTTGCCCTAACTGCCAAAGTCAGATGGGCAAGTACGACTTCCAACGGGAATCCAAGGTCCCTTTTCTCGATTGCGCAGGCTACAAGACTTTGATTCGCCTCAAAAAGCGCCGTTTCAAATGTCAGTTTTGCGGAAAAATTACTGTCGCTGAGACTTCTCTAGTCCCTAAAAACCATCAAATACCAACCATCGTCAAACAGAAGGTGGCCCAGCTTCTCATCGAGAAAGTCTCCATGACCGCTATCGCTGATAGACTATCCATCTCCACCTCAACCGTCATGCGAAAGCTCAACGAGTTCACGTTCAAGTCTCATTTGACTTATTTACCCGAACATATGTCCTGGGATGAATATGCCTTTAAGAAGGGCAAGATGAGCTTTATTGCTCAGGACTTTGACACCAACAACATCATCGCTATTTTGGATGGACGGACGAAAGCTGTCATTCGCAACCACTTCCTGAGATATCCTCGGCAGGTCAGAAACGACGTTAAACTCATCACCATGGATATGTTTACCCCCTATTACAACCTGGCTAAGATGCTTTTCCCAAACGCTTAGATTGTCCTTGATCGTTTCCACATTGTGCAACATTTGGGACGTGCCATGAACCGTATCCGTACTCAAATCATGAACTCTTTTGATCGAAAATCCCACGAATACAAGGCTTTGAAACGTTACTGGAAGCTGATTCAACAAGATAGTAGCAAACTTAGTGACAAGCGTTTTTACCGCCCGACTTTTCGCATGCATTTGACAAACAAGGAGGTGGTCGAGCGTCTTTTGAGCTACTCTGACGAGCTTAGAAAGCATTATGACCTTTATCAGCTTCTGCTTTTTCACTTCCAGGAAAAGCAAGCTGACCACTTTTTCGGCCTGATTGAGGAGCAGATAGACAGTAGCAATCCTCTCTTTCAGACCGTTTTCAAGACCTTTTTGAAAGACAGAGACAAGATTGAGAACGCACTGGATTTGCCTTATTCTAACGCTAAACTGGAGGCTACCAATAATCTCATCAAAGTCATCAAGCGCAATGCTTTTGGATTTCGGAACTTTGAAAACTTTAAAAGACGGATTTTGATCGCTATCAATATTAAAAAAGAGAAGACCAATTTGGTCCTCTCCAGATGTTAGCTTGTCAACTACCCACTACAGTTGACATGGAGCCGTTAGTTATTAGTCAACCCACTACAGCTGACAAAAAATCCAAATAGTCCGTACGGGATTCGAACCCGCGACCCCCACCTTGGCAAGGTGGTGTTCTACCACTGAACTACGTTCGCAACTCTATCAATGCCGGCTACATGACTTGAACACGCGACCCTCTGATTACAAATCAGATGCTCTACCAACTGAGCTAAGCCGGCCTATCTATGCGGGTTAAGGGACTTGAACCCCCACGCCGTTAAGCGCCAGATCCTAAATCTGGTGCGTCTGCCAATTCCGCCAAACCCGCCTTTATGACCCGTACTGGGCTCGAACCAGTGACCCTTTGATTAAAAGTCAAATGCTCTACCAACTGAGCTAACGAGTCCTACGGTCCCGACGGGAATCGAACCCGCGATCTTCGCCGTGACAGGGCGACGTGATAACCGCTACACTACGGGACCTATTCATAACTTATGGGAGTTAACGGGATCGAACCGCTGACCCTCTGCTTGTAAGGCAGATGCTCTCCCAGCTGAGCTAAACTCCCCCAAGTGGATCTAAGCTAAGCAACTTCCGTATCTCACAGGGGGCAACCCCCAACTACTTCAGGCGTTCTAGGGCTTAACTACTGTGTTCGGCATGGGTACAGGTGTATCTCCTAGGCTATCGTCACTTAACTTACGAGTCTTCTCCACTCAAAATTGAATAACTATAGTCTAACAAGAATTCCTTAAGCTGTCAATAGCGACTGGTTTCATCTTTTGGATAAGTCCTCGAGCTATTAGTATTAGTCCGCTCCATGTGTCACCACACGTCCACTCCTAACCTATCTACCTGATCATCTCTCAGGGCTCTTACTAACTTAACGTTATGGGAAATCTCATCTTGAGGAGGGCTTCGCACTTAGATGCTTTCAGCGCTTATCCCTTCCCTACATAGCTACCCAGCTATGCCTCTGGCGAGACAACTGGTACACCAGCGGTAAGTCCACTCTGGTCCTCTCGTACTAGGAGCAGATCCTCTCAAATTTCCTACGCCCGCGACGGATAGGGACCGAACTGTCTCACGACGTTCTGAACCCAGCTCGCGTGCCGCTTTAATGGGCGAACAGCCCAACCCTTGGGACCGACTACAGCCCCAGGATGCGACGAGCCGACATCGAGGTGCCAAACCTCCCCGTCGATGTGAACTCTTGGGGGAGATAAGCCTGTTATCCCCAGGGTAGCTTTTATCCGTTGAGCGATGGCCCTTCCATACGGTACCACCGGATCACTAAGCCCGACTTTCGTCCCTGCTCGAGGTGTTGCTCTCGCAGTCAAGCTCCCTTATACCTTTACACTCTGCGATTGATTTCCAACCAATCTGAGGGAACCTTTGGGCGCCTCCGTTACATTTTAGGAGGCGACCGCCCCAGTCAAACTGCCCGTCAGACACTGTCTCCGATAGGGATCACCTATCCGGGTTAGAGTAGCCATAACACAAGGGTAGTATCCCAACATCGCCTCCATCGAAACTGGCGTCCCGACTTCTATGGCTCCTACCTATCCTGTACATGTGGTACAGATACTCAATATCAAACTGCAGTAAAGCTCCATGGGGTCTTTCCGTCCTGTCGCGGGTAACCTGCATCTTCACAGGTACTAAAATTTCACCGAGTCTCTCGTTGAGACAGTGCCCAAATCATTACGCCTTTCGTGCGGGTCG carries:
- the recX gene encoding recombination regulator RecX, with amino-acid sequence MKISQIEKKKHLYLIKLDNGDSLTVTEDTIVTFMLSKHMVIDSQQWEDIKSFAQFSYGKSKALGFIAFQQRSQKQVQDYLLKHQISPDLIPSIIDSLKQGKWIDDQQYVDTYIRQNSLTGDKGPLLLKQKLMLKGIASQLIEPVLAQTDFSSIAQKAAEKIYQKYQHKLPSKALTDKIIQGLLNKGFSYDLAKGIVSQLSLEQDSQHIEDLLDQEFDKLLRKYSRRYDGYQLKQKLYQALYRKGYDSDDITTKLNDYF
- a CDS encoding hypothetical cytosolic protein, with the translated sequence MKLPKEGDFITIQSYKHDGRLHRTWRDTMVLKTTENALIGVNDHTLVTESDGRRWVTREPAIVYFHKKYWFNIIAMIRDNGVSYYCNLASPYLMDAEALKYIDYDLDVKVFADGEKRLLDVDEYEMHKQEMHYSPNLDFILKENVKLLVDWINKEKGPFSKAYVSIWYKRYLELKNR
- a CDS encoding Staphylococcal protein of uncharacterised function (DUF960) codes for the protein MAFQATKGRYASFGVAVSLPPELIDTFWEIIDHYLKGVFPLNTVLTFRLIKNKKNLSYEYIDQQAGLRIVFDYNTPFNAFYPKTLYIVNQQGIETILLPHEMY
- a CDS encoding transposase, translated to MEQSHVITQLLGIKDPHITFSKEIHDMKTHKELKAVLDYDAPPCPNCQSQMGKYDFQRESKVPFLDCAGYKTLIRLKKRRFKCQFCGKITVAETSLVPKNHQIPTIVKQKVAQLLIEKVSMTAIADRLSISTSTVMRKLNEFTFKSHLTYLPEHMSWDEYAFKKGKMSFIAQDFDTNNIIAILDGRTKAVIRNHFLRYPRQVRNDVKLITMDMFTPYYNLAKMLFPNA
- a CDS encoding transposase, whose product is MNRIRTQIMNSFDRKSHEYKALKRYWKLIQQDSSKLSDKRFYRPTFRMHLTNKEVVERLLSYSDELRKHYDLYQLLLFHFQEKQADHFFGLIEEQIDSSNPLFQTVFKTFLKDRDKIENALDLPYSNAKLEATNNLIKVIKRNAFGFRNFENFKRRILIAINIKKEKTNLVLSRC